The following are from one region of the Candidatus Sericytochromatia bacterium genome:
- a CDS encoding S8 family serine peptidase, with translation MRSSWRSHASSVLCLAALTACAAPAGAGSGLNDGFARDGGLRVLARTGSERWLVGFDAWPSTPALQRMASEASVRLVRQIPAVRMVLVEVSRADRGASQRLAQWPGVAFVEADRMAPQEPEQTRVAEPPPASAAQDWDPYRRAQWYLSTMRLPLVWSSGAVTRTVKVAVVDSGVEASHPDLQGVLLPGYNAVSPGASTDDTNGHGTMCAGLIAAPGGNSYGIHGAAPNARIVPVKVGDTVSSLVEGLVWAADHADLVSMSLSVKPGMDEYPVALESTRRAAAHVISKGVPLVCSMGNTGDESRNVPAAFAGQEVPALIAVAATNKADQHASFSTFGPWCSLAAPGDTIITTALGGKYLYARGTSFATPLVAATVALMLGAGHTRDPLAVKRTLQRTAADVMAPGPDSLTGAGRVDAAKAVLGTR, from the coding sequence ATGCGCTCATCCTGGCGATCGCACGCCTCCTCCGTCCTGTGCCTGGCCGCTCTGACGGCCTGTGCAGCACCCGCTGGAGCGGGCTCCGGCTTGAACGACGGGTTCGCCCGGGATGGCGGCCTGCGTGTGCTCGCCCGCACAGGTTCCGAACGCTGGCTGGTGGGGTTCGATGCCTGGCCCTCAACGCCCGCGCTCCAGAGGATGGCTTCCGAAGCCTCGGTGCGCCTGGTCCGCCAGATCCCCGCAGTTCGGATGGTGCTCGTGGAGGTGAGCCGAGCGGATCGTGGGGCCTCGCAGCGACTGGCGCAGTGGCCCGGTGTGGCCTTCGTCGAGGCGGATCGCATGGCGCCCCAGGAACCCGAACAGACTCGTGTGGCCGAACCTCCTCCCGCCTCCGCGGCTCAGGATTGGGACCCATACCGCCGGGCGCAGTGGTACCTCTCCACCATGCGCCTGCCGCTGGTCTGGTCCAGCGGTGCGGTGACCCGGACCGTCAAGGTGGCGGTGGTCGACAGTGGGGTGGAAGCTTCGCATCCGGACCTGCAAGGCGTCCTGCTCCCTGGTTACAATGCGGTGTCCCCGGGGGCATCCACCGACGACACGAATGGCCACGGCACCATGTGTGCGGGACTGATCGCGGCGCCCGGTGGCAACAGCTATGGCATCCATGGGGCTGCGCCCAATGCCAGGATTGTTCCGGTCAAGGTCGGGGATACGGTCTCATCCCTGGTGGAGGGCCTCGTGTGGGCGGCCGATCATGCCGATCTGGTTTCGATGAGTTTGAGTGTCAAACCGGGGATGGATGAATACCCGGTGGCCCTGGAAAGCACCCGCCGGGCGGCGGCCCACGTCATCTCCAAGGGGGTTCCCCTGGTCTGTTCGATGGGCAACACGGGGGATGAGTCCCGCAACGTGCCCGCGGCCTTTGCGGGGCAGGAGGTGCCGGCCCTGATCGCCGTTGCTGCCACGAACAAGGCCGACCAGCACGCCTCATTCTCGACCTTTGGACCTTGGTGCTCGCTCGCGGCACCGGGGGACACGATCATCACGACGGCCTTGGGCGGCAAGTACCTGTACGCCCGCGGGACCTCGTTTGCCACCCCGCTGGTGGCCGCCACCGTCGCACTCATGCTGGGGGCAGGCCATACCCGCGATCCTCTGGCGGTGAAGCGCACGCTTCAGCGGACGGCGGCGGATGTGATGGCGCCTGGCCCCGACTCCTTGACGGGCGCCGGCCGGGTGGATGCCGCCAAGGCTGTGCTCGGGACGCGTTGA